The Thalassotalea sediminis genome includes the window AATATTGGGTTATCGACCAAGTAAAGTTGTCGTCCATCGCGATGATTTGGTAATGCTTAGCAAGGAGTTTTAAGTTTATGACAAGTACATTCGATATTGCTGACAATGCAAAACATGTAAAAGTAGCAGCAAGGCAAGTTGCGCAACTAACCACTACAGTGAAGAACAAGCTACTTTTACAAATGGCAAATGCAATAGAAAAAGATATAAGCAACATATTGGCTGAAAATAACAAGGATATTACCGCTGGACGACAACGTGGCTTAACTGAAGCAATGTTAGACAGATTATTGTTAACTCCTGAAAGAGTAAAAGATATTGCTGAAGCCATTCGTGAAATTATTGCACTTCACGATCCCGTAGGTAGCATTGCCAACATGACCCTAAGACCCAATGGTATTCAGGTAGGTAAAATGCGAATACCATTGGGTGTTATTGCAATGATTTACGAAGCAAGACCCAATGTTACAGCCGAAGCAGCGGCACTGTGTATAAAATCGGGCAACGCAGTCATATTGCGCGGAGGTTCAGAGGCTATACATAGCAACCTAGCACTAGCCAATTGTCTGCATCGCGTACTTGAAGACAATGATATCGACCGTAATGTTATCTCCGTGATACCTGATACGCGTCGCGTTGTCATTGAGCAATTATTAAAACAACGAGAATCAATCGACCTCGTTATCCCGCGCGGTGGCGAAGGATTAATTCGCTATGTAACAGAAAACAGTCAAATCCCTGTGATTCAACACTTTAAAGGGGTTTGCCACTTATTCATTGACAAATATGCCGATTTAAATAAATCCATTCAGATTTTAATTAATGGTAAAACACAAAAACCAAGTGCATGTAATGCTTTTGAAACCTTACTTGTACATCAAGATATCGCTGCTAAGTTTTTACCTCTTGCTGCAAAAGCATTGGCGGAAAACAACGTCAAGGTACATGCATGCCCGAATAGCATCAATTACTTTGCTGGTGCAGTACTCGCCAATGATGAAGACTATCATACCGAATATCTTGCCAATGAAATTGCCATCAAGGTAGTGGATTCATATGACAAGGCAATAGACCATATCAACCAGTACACATCTGATCATACTGAAGTTATCGTAAGCCAAGATACGAGTCGATGTCAGGCTTTCATTAGACAGGTCAATTCGTCTGTGGTGATGACTAATGCTTCTTCACGTTTTTCAGACGGCGGACAGCTCGGGTTAGGCTCTGAAATTGGTATATCTACGAGTAAATTACACGCCTATGGCCCAATGGGGCTAGCGGCGTTAACGACAGAAAAATATGTTGTAATTGGTGATGGACAAATTAGAGAGTAACCGCCTTACCTTTATTCAACAACCAATAAGTAAATAATCTACCAGCATAGCAGGAAGCCTTGACAAGGCTTCCTGTATGGGAGCTTATTTCTTTCAGCTTTTACTGAGTTTCATCGTAAATTACTTTCATCGATTGTTTCCCTCTGACAACTCCCTCATCACCCTGTTCAGCGGACACTAACAGCAATATTGTTAGACCATCATACCGCTCTAATAAATGCGCATCCCACCGCTCGTCAGTGTCGAGAAGTTCCATCACTGCAATTTAACATTAAAAAGATACTTGGAAACAATTCAATTGATACTTTTAAAAATGAGCTTTACGGGCAAAGCCCAACTGAACGTTCATCACCTCCATAGGGATGATTTTGAGTTAACAATAAAAAACCGATATCAGCTCCAGAGTACTGATATCGGTTTTTGACCATACCCAAAACAGTATGGTCATAGGGTGAATACGTTATTTAAAGCGCAGATTCAACAATGCGTTTCATGTCTGTCATATAACCACGCAATTCTTTACCAACAACTTCAACGCTATGATTACGAATCGCTTCATTAACTTCAATTAAGCGTACGTTATCAACACCATTTGATGTTGTTGACAAACCTTCTCCTAAATCTTCTAGTGAAAGTTTGCTTACAAAGTCTTTTAACATTGGCTGTGCTGCATGCGTAAATAAGTAGTTACCATATTCTGCAGTATCAGAAATCACCACGTTCATCTCATAAAGTTTATTACGGGCAATACAGTTCGCAATCAATGGTGTTTCATGTAAAGATTCGTAATACGCTGATTCTTCAATGATGCCTGCCGCCACCATAGATTCAAACGCTAATTCAACGCCAGCTTTTACCATCGCGACGACGAAAATGCCTTTATCGTAATATTCTTGCTCACTAATGGGTGTTTCACAGTCTGGAGCTTGTTCAAAAGAAGACTCAGCCGTTTGTTCACGCCATTTTAGAAGGTTTGCATCATCATTTGCCCAATCTTCCATCATAGTCGCAGAAAATACACCTTCGATAATGTCATCCATATGTTTTTCAAATAATGGACGTAACACATCTTTTAGTTGTTCTGACATATCGAAAGCACGAATTTTTGCTGGATTCGATAGGCGATCCATCATGTTGGTGATACCACCGTGTTTCAAGCCTTCTGTTACCGTTTCAATACCATACTGAAGCAATTTTCGCGCATAACCGGCATCCACACCTTGAGCCACCAGTTGCTCATGTCCTAGCACTGCAGCAGTTTGCAACATACCGCATAAGATAGTTTGCTCACCCATTAAGTCAGATTTAACTTCTGCAATAAATGAAGATTCTAAAACTCCTGCACGATCACCACCGGTAGCTGACGCATATGCTTTAGCAATCGCTAAACCGTTACCTTGAGGGTCATTTTCAGGATGCACCGCAATAAGTGTTGGTACACCAAAACCACGTTTATATTCTTCACGTACTTCAGTACCCGGACATTTTGGCGCTACCATCACAACGGTAATATCTGGGCGAATTTGCATACCCTCTTCAACAATATTAAAGCCATGTGAATACGCTAAGGTAGAACCTTGTTTCATATACGGCATAACCGCAGAGACTGCTGATGTATGCTGCTTGTCAGGTGTAAGGTTTAATACTAAATCAGCCTGAGGAATAAGCTCTTCATAGGTACCAACAGTGAAGCCATTTTCAGTTGCCCACGCCCAAGATTGGCGCTTTTCAGCAATAGCTGATTCACGTAACGCATAAGAAATATTCAACCCAGAGTCACGCATGTTAAGACCTTGGTTTAAGCCTTGCGCACCACAGCCAACAATGACGATGTTCCAATCTTTAATAAAATTACACCCATCACTAAATTCTTCACGCTTCATGAAGCGACATTTTCCCAATTGGGCTAACTTTTCGCGCAAACTTAAGGTATTAAAATAATTACTCATCACTCTTCCTTGCCAGCCTTATCCGCTGAACTTGTTAAAACGGTTTGTCAGATTTTCTGACCTGTAACGATAATACTGCAAGACTCGTATTGCTTAAAATGATATATTCGCACCACTGTATTGCAAAAAATGCAACACCAAGGGTTTATTTTGGATCAAAAATCACTAAAAATGTTTGTTGACCTAGCAAACAATCTACATTTTGGTAAAACCGCTGAAGCTAACCATGTCAGCACTTCAACCTTGAGTCGTGCCATACAACGTATTGAAACTGAAGTCGGTTGTGATTTATTACACCGAGACAACAGAACGGTAGTGCTAACGCAAGCAGGGCAACAGTTTCAACAATATGCCCAACAACAGCTTGATAACTGGCACGTGTTGCAGCTGTCTTTACGCCAAGAACAAATTCAATTACAAGGTAAGTTAAATATTTTTTGTTCTGTAACCGCAGCATATAGTCATCTACCGCCACTCCTTGATAAATTTCGTCAACAACATCCCTTGGTGGAAATAATGCTAGTGACTGGTGACGCAGCAGACGCATTTGAGCAACTCAGCTCGCAAACAGTTGATGTTGCCATAGCCGTAAAACCTGAAACGTTATCTCGTCAGTTCTATTTTCACCCTTTAGCCAAAGTACCTTTAACCGTTATTGCACCGAGCAAAGTATGCCAAGTTCAACAGCAAGTAAGCATGCCTGTAATTCCTTGGAGTAACATTCCAATGATATTGCCGGAACATGGCATTGCACGTAAGCGATTTGACTATTGGTACCGACGACGACAACAAGGTAAACCAAATATCTATGCAACGGTTTCAGGGCATGAAGCATTAGTCAGTATGGTTGCGTTAGGATGTGGTGTAGGTATGGTGCCGCAAGTGGTCGTAGACAACAGCCCCGTTAAAGAACGTATCCAAAATCTCGACAATGTCGGTGATATTGCGCCATTCGAATTAGGTGTGTGTTGTTTAAATCAAAATAAAGCGAACAAACTTATTACGGCATTTCTTCAGGCAATTATTTAGAACTCTAGGCGACGGCTGTCGTTAAATGCTTTAATAATCGATCCATTGCACGATAAGACAATGCTTCGATCAAATGTTTATGTTCAATAGCATCACAATTTTCCATATCGGCTAATGTTCGCGCGATCTTTAAAATCTTATGATGGGCACGTGTCGATAACCCGAGTTTTTCTACCGCAAGTGCTAAGAACTCATTATCATCGGGTGTTAATACACAGTATTGTCGAAGTTCTGTGCTGGTAAGATGCGCATTTGCTTTTCCTTGGCGCTTAATTTGAATGGTACGGCATTTCTGAACCCTAAACCTTACTTGTGCACTGGTTTCCATTACCGGAACACAGTCTGACCACATACCTTTTGGTAACCTCGCCACTTCAATTTGAATATCAATACGATCTAAAAACGGTCCTGATAGTTTGTTTAAGTATCGTAACACTTGCTCTGGTGTACTGCGGTTATCATTGTAAAAACCCGTCGGTGATGGGTTCATCGCTGCCACCAATTGAAACTGCGCTGGATACGTTTGTTTTTGTAATGCGCGCGATATCGTGACCTCACCAGACTCCATAGGTTCACGCAACACATCAAGCACTTTACGATCAAACTCAGGCAATTCATCAAGAAATAATACACCATGATGCGCCAGCGTTACCTCTCCTGGCTGAGGTATACTACCTCCACCAATGAGTGCTGCGGAAGAAGCCGTATGGTGTGGACTTCGAAACGGGCGTGTAAGCCATGCATTTGCATCAACAGCTTGGTTGCTAATCGATTTGATTGCAGCAACATTGATACCTTCTTGTTCAGTCATCGCGGGTAAAATACCCGGTAATCGGCTTGCTAGCATGGTTTTTCCTGTGCCAGGAGGACCTACTAACAATAAATTGTGGCCACCGCTCGCCGACAGTTCTAAAGCGCGCTTGGCTAATGGTTGACCAATAACATCACTAATGTCGTCTTCCATTATCGCAGTATTAACGGCTTGTCGATTGGGCTCTGCAATAGCTAATCTTTGTTGACGCATCAGGTGCGGGTATAAATCTGCAAGATGTTTGAGCGGGAGTATAGTTGCTGATTCAACCCAACTGGCTTGTTCGCCATTTTCTGCCGATAAAATTAACGCTCTTTTAGATTCACTGCTCGCCATTGCCATTGGGATCTCACCAACAATCGGCCGAAGTTCTCCTGATAAAGCAAGCTCTCCTGCAAACTCATAATTTTCAATATCATCTGACGGCAATTGCTGCGACGCAACTAAAATTCCAACTGCAATAGGCAGATCGAATCGTCCCCCTTCTTTGGGTAAGTCAGCTGGGGCTAAATTGATCGTGATACGTTTAGCGGGGAATTCATAACCACAATTGATGATAGCACTGCGCACTCGGTCTTTAGACTCTCGAACACTTGTTTCAGGTAACCCTACAATATTAAAAGCAGGTAAACCATTTGCTAGATGTACTTCAACAGTGACCAATGGTGAAGTTAAACCAACACGAGCACGACTATAAACACACGCTAAAGACATACAAATTCCATTTGATGTTACATTCCGTTAATTTCATTGTAGATCTGCTTTTTTAATTACGCGAATTTCACTTGGTTATAACCAAAGGCAACAATTCGCTTAAAAAAAACTCTAACAAAAGTACTTGCACAATGATTTAGAGCTATGATACTAATTTAAAAAGAACGCGAAATATGCGCATTTATAAATTTATTTTCAGAGTATTTGAATAAACATGCAAACACTTAGCTCAGTCATTATTAACATTCTCGTCGTGGTGATTATTAAATCATCGCGGGGTCGTTTGTTGAGCTAAAGAAAACTCAGTTAAGAAATACAAACCCCCCGCTCCGATAGGACCGGGGGGTTTTTCGTATATGGCGGTTAATTTACGTGAACGTTAAGGTAACAAACAAAAAGGAGTCTACTAAACAGAACTGAATAAGTTTTGAATAGTATAAAACAATCATGGCAACTGACAATCAACACACCGGTGGATCTTTATTATTTGATGTGCTGCAACAACATGGTGTTCAACACGTTTTTGGCTATCCAGGCGGTGCTATCATGCCAATCTATGATGCTTTGTATGATAGTGATGTTCAGCATTTTTTAGTGAGACACGAACAAGGTGCAGCTTTCTCTGCCATAGGCTACGCTAGAGCAACAGGGAAAATAGGGGTGTGTCTAGCAACCTCTGGACCTGGTGCAACAAATTTGATTACGGGTCTTGCTGATGCGTTAGCAGATTCTATCCCTATTGTGGCGATTACGGGCCAAGTTGCTACTGCGGCTATGGGCTCAGACGCATTCCAAGAAATAGATGTTTTTGGCTTGTCTTTAGCCTGTACAAAGCACTCCTTTCAAGTTCACCATGTTGATGAATTAGAAAAAGTACTTCACAAAGCGTTTACCATTGCTCTGGAAGGTCGACAAGGCCCAGTATTAGTTGATATTCCAAAAGACGTTCAGCTTGCCGCCGTAGAAAAATTAGGTGTACATTACGACCAAATAAAAAACAAAGTAAAATTACCGCCAGCGGATGTAACTAAAGCACTAGATATCTTAACTAACGCCAAGAAACCGATTTTATATGTCGGTGGTGGTGTAGGTATGGCAAACGCCCTAGATGAAGTAAGACAGTTTGCTGAAACAACAGGGTTACCTAGTGTTTCAACACTTAAAGGCCTTGGTGCAATTAATCCAAATAACCCCTATTACCTTGGTATGCTTGGAATGCACGGCACTAAAGCCGCTAATCTAGCTGTACAAGAATGTGATTTATTGGTGGCTGTTGGTGCACGATTTGATGATCGGGTTACCGGTAAGCTTAATGAATTTGCGCCAAATGCTAAAGTGATTCATTTTGATATAGATACCGCTGAAATCAATAAAAGACGTGCTGTTGATGCGGCCATTTTAGGTGATTTGAAAATAAACGTTCCACTGCTAGCAACACCATTAAATATCGATACGTGGCAAGAAAGTATTGTCACGATGATACAAGAATTCGGTTGGCAATATGACCACCCTGGAAAAGGCATCTATGCGCCTGCCGTACTTAATGAAATTAGTGAAAAAATGCCGCCAAATAGTTGTGTTACTACTGACGTAGGTCAACACCAAATGTGGGCTGCACAACATATGGCATTTGACGATCCTTGTAACTTTCTAACAAGCGGTGGCATGGGCACAATGGGCTTTGGCTTACCTGCCGCCATTGGCGCTCAGGTTAGTAGGCCTAATGACACCGTTATCACCGTAACAGGTGACGGCTCAATCATGATGAATGTTCAAGAACTATCAACCATTAAACGTTTTCAGTTACCGGTAAAAATAGTGCTTATCGACAACGCCAAATTAGGTATGGTTAGACAATGGCAAGACCTTTTCTTCGAGGGCCGATTAAGTGAAACCGACCTGTCAGATAATCCAGATTTCCTGATGCTTGCTAATGCCTTTGATATTAAAGCTAAAATGGTTACAGAGAAACACCAAGTTACTGAAGCAATTGAAGAAATGCTAGATCATAACGGCCCTTATCTTTTACAAGTAAAGATAGATGCAAAAGAGAACGTTTGGCCACTTGTTCCACCCGAAACCGCAAACGACAAAATGATGGAGAGCACCTAAGATGAATCATTACCAATTAATTATTTCGGTAGACGATAAACAGGTAGTGCTTGAGCGTATTTTACAAGTAACACGCTATCGAGGTTTTCTCATAAACGGCATGAATGCGGTGGTCAATACAGGTACCCAGATAGGCACTATCGAACTACAAGTAAGTAGTGAACGACCCATTGAATTATTGGTTGACCAAATCAATAAACTGATCGACATCAAGGATGTCAAAGTAGACAATAGAGGCTCGCACCAAGACAGTGCGCAAAATTATTTAAAAAGCACCCAATACAAATAATCAGTGTTATTAACACTGAAATTGATAAACAAATTAGGAAAAGAAAATGGCAAAAGTTAGTGCAGAACTCATCTGGTTTAATGGCGGTCTTATCCCATGGAAAGATGCAACCGTACATGTGATGAGCCACGCTTTACATTATGGCTCATCTGTATTTGAAGGCATTCGCGCTTACCAAACGCACAAAGGCACTTGTATCTTTCGTTTAGAAGAACACATAGATCGACTTTTCGATTCAGCCAAAGTATATCGCATGCAAATTCCTTATACACATGAAGAAGTCATGCAAGCCTGTAAGGATGCTGTCGCTAAAAATAATTTAGCTTCCGCTTATCTAAGACCTTTAGCCTTTTTAGGCGATGTGGGTATGGGTCTTCGTCCACCTGCAGACGCACAGGCAGATCTAATGGTCGCTGCGTTTTCATGGGAAGCATATTTAGGTGCAGATGCCATTGAAAATGGTGTTGAAGTTGGCGTTTCAAGCTGGAATCGCTTAGCACCAAATACAATGCCAACTGCCGCTAAAGCAGGTGGTAACTACTTATCATCGCAGTTAATTTCAATGGAAGCCGGTCGACATGGTTACACTGAAGGAATCGCGCTTGATGTCAATAACATGGTAAGTGAAGGTGCTGGACAAAACCTTTTCTTAGTACGTAAAGGCGTAATTTATACACCATTTAGTACTGCGTCAATTTTACCTGGATTAACGCGTGATACGGTAATGCAGCTTGCACGTAATTTAGGATACGAAGTACGTGAAGAGCCTATTTCTCGTGAATCATTATACTTAGCAGATGAGTTTTTCATGACAGGCACTGCAACGGAAGTGGTTCCAGTAAAAACTGTTGACGGTATTCCAGTCGGTACTGGTACTCGAGGACCTATAACAAAAGCAATTCAAGAAGCATTCTTCGGTATGTTTAATGGTTCTACAGATATCGACGATTCATGGTTGACGCCAGTCGAATAAAATAAGCTTGGCAAACTAGGAGCACAAACTCCTAAGTTTGCTTGTTAAAGCGAAGGTATCCCTTTGTTTTAACAAGTAAATTTAAACATCTCTAATGGAATAACACTATGCCTAAATTAAGATCAGCCACTTCAACTCAAGGCCGCAATATGGCCGGTGCTCGTGCGTTATGGCGCGCAACTGGAATGACCGACAATGATTTTGGCAAACCTATAATTGCTGTTGTGAATTCATTTACCCAATTTGTCCCTGGACACGTGCATTTAAAAGATATGGGGCAATTGGTTGCAGGCGCTATTGAAGAAGCAGGTGGTGTGGCTAAAGAATTTAACACCATTGCCGTTGATGATGGAATTGCTATGGGGCACAGTGGCATGCTTTATAGTTTACCATCGCGTGATTTAATTGCAGATTCAGTAGAGTACATGGTAAACGCTCATTGTGCCGACGCAATGGTATGTATATCAAACTGTGACAAAATTACCCCAGGGATGTTAATGGCAGCAATGCGCTTAAATATCCCTGTGATTTTTGTATCTGGTGGCCCAATGGAAGCAGGTAAAACAAAGCTTTCGGATCAAATCATCAAGCTAGATTTAGTTGACGCTATGATCAAAGGTGCAGATCCAACAGTTTCCGACGAACAAAGTGATCAAGTAGAGCGCTCTGCATGTCCAACTTGTGGTTCGTGCTCCGGCATGTTTACCGCTAACTCCATGAATTGCTTAGCAGAAGCATTAGGCCTAGCTTTGCCAGGTAATGGCTCCATGTTAGCAACCCATGCAGATCGAAAACAGTTATTCTTAGATGCCGGTAAAGAAATTGTTAACTTAACCAAGCGATATTATCAAGACAATGATGAATCAGCGTTACCGCGCAATATCGCCAGTAAAGAAGCATTACATAACGCGATGTGCTTAGACATTGCG containing:
- a CDS encoding glutamate-5-semialdehyde dehydrogenase, which translates into the protein MTSTFDIADNAKHVKVAARQVAQLTTTVKNKLLLQMANAIEKDISNILAENNKDITAGRQRGLTEAMLDRLLLTPERVKDIAEAIREIIALHDPVGSIANMTLRPNGIQVGKMRIPLGVIAMIYEARPNVTAEAAALCIKSGNAVILRGGSEAIHSNLALANCLHRVLEDNDIDRNVISVIPDTRRVVIEQLLKQRESIDLVIPRGGEGLIRYVTENSQIPVIQHFKGVCHLFIDKYADLNKSIQILINGKTQKPSACNAFETLLVHQDIAAKFLPLAAKALAENNVKVHACPNSINYFAGAVLANDEDYHTEYLANEIAIKVVDSYDKAIDHINQYTSDHTEVIVSQDTSRCQAFIRQVNSSVVMTNASSRFSDGGQLGLGSEIGISTSKLHAYGPMGLAALTTEKYVVIGDGQIRE
- the ilvC gene encoding ketol-acid reductoisomerase, which codes for MSNYFNTLSLREKLAQLGKCRFMKREEFSDGCNFIKDWNIVIVGCGAQGLNQGLNMRDSGLNISYALRESAIAEKRQSWAWATENGFTVGTYEELIPQADLVLNLTPDKQHTSAVSAVMPYMKQGSTLAYSHGFNIVEEGMQIRPDITVVMVAPKCPGTEVREEYKRGFGVPTLIAVHPENDPQGNGLAIAKAYASATGGDRAGVLESSFIAEVKSDLMGEQTILCGMLQTAAVLGHEQLVAQGVDAGYARKLLQYGIETVTEGLKHGGITNMMDRLSNPAKIRAFDMSEQLKDVLRPLFEKHMDDIIEGVFSATMMEDWANDDANLLKWREQTAESSFEQAPDCETPISEQEYYDKGIFVVAMVKAGVELAFESMVAAGIIEESAYYESLHETPLIANCIARNKLYEMNVVISDTAEYGNYLFTHAAQPMLKDFVSKLSLEDLGEGLSTTSNGVDNVRLIEVNEAIRNHSVEVVGKELRGYMTDMKRIVESAL
- the ilvY gene encoding HTH-type transcriptional activator IlvY yields the protein MDQKSLKMFVDLANNLHFGKTAEANHVSTSTLSRAIQRIETEVGCDLLHRDNRTVVLTQAGQQFQQYAQQQLDNWHVLQLSLRQEQIQLQGKLNIFCSVTAAYSHLPPLLDKFRQQHPLVEIMLVTGDAADAFEQLSSQTVDVAIAVKPETLSRQFYFHPLAKVPLTVIAPSKVCQVQQQVSMPVIPWSNIPMILPEHGIARKRFDYWYRRRQQGKPNIYATVSGHEALVSMVALGCGVGMVPQVVVDNSPVKERIQNLDNVGDIAPFELGVCCLNQNKANKLITAFLQAII
- a CDS encoding YifB family Mg chelatase-like AAA ATPase; the protein is MSLACVYSRARVGLTSPLVTVEVHLANGLPAFNIVGLPETSVRESKDRVRSAIINCGYEFPAKRITINLAPADLPKEGGRFDLPIAVGILVASQQLPSDDIENYEFAGELALSGELRPIVGEIPMAMASSESKRALILSAENGEQASWVESATILPLKHLADLYPHLMRQQRLAIAEPNRQAVNTAIMEDDISDVIGQPLAKRALELSASGGHNLLLVGPPGTGKTMLASRLPGILPAMTEQEGINVAAIKSISNQAVDANAWLTRPFRSPHHTASSAALIGGGSIPQPGEVTLAHHGVLFLDELPEFDRKVLDVLREPMESGEVTISRALQKQTYPAQFQLVAAMNPSPTGFYNDNRSTPEQVLRYLNKLSGPFLDRIDIQIEVARLPKGMWSDCVPVMETSAQVRFRVQKCRTIQIKRQGKANAHLTSTELRQYCVLTPDDNEFLALAVEKLGLSTRAHHKILKIARTLADMENCDAIEHKHLIEALSYRAMDRLLKHLTTAVA
- the ilvG gene encoding acetolactate synthase 2 catalytic subunit, with product MATDNQHTGGSLLFDVLQQHGVQHVFGYPGGAIMPIYDALYDSDVQHFLVRHEQGAAFSAIGYARATGKIGVCLATSGPGATNLITGLADALADSIPIVAITGQVATAAMGSDAFQEIDVFGLSLACTKHSFQVHHVDELEKVLHKAFTIALEGRQGPVLVDIPKDVQLAAVEKLGVHYDQIKNKVKLPPADVTKALDILTNAKKPILYVGGGVGMANALDEVRQFAETTGLPSVSTLKGLGAINPNNPYYLGMLGMHGTKAANLAVQECDLLVAVGARFDDRVTGKLNEFAPNAKVIHFDIDTAEINKRRAVDAAILGDLKINVPLLATPLNIDTWQESIVTMIQEFGWQYDHPGKGIYAPAVLNEISEKMPPNSCVTTDVGQHQMWAAQHMAFDDPCNFLTSGGMGTMGFGLPAAIGAQVSRPNDTVITVTGDGSIMMNVQELSTIKRFQLPVKIVLIDNAKLGMVRQWQDLFFEGRLSETDLSDNPDFLMLANAFDIKAKMVTEKHQVTEAIEEMLDHNGPYLLQVKIDAKENVWPLVPPETANDKMMEST
- the ilvM gene encoding acetolactate synthase 2 small subunit; translation: MNHYQLIISVDDKQVVLERILQVTRYRGFLINGMNAVVNTGTQIGTIELQVSSERPIELLVDQINKLIDIKDVKVDNRGSHQDSAQNYLKSTQYK
- a CDS encoding branched-chain amino acid transaminase — protein: MAKVSAELIWFNGGLIPWKDATVHVMSHALHYGSSVFEGIRAYQTHKGTCIFRLEEHIDRLFDSAKVYRMQIPYTHEEVMQACKDAVAKNNLASAYLRPLAFLGDVGMGLRPPADAQADLMVAAFSWEAYLGADAIENGVEVGVSSWNRLAPNTMPTAAKAGGNYLSSQLISMEAGRHGYTEGIALDVNNMVSEGAGQNLFLVRKGVIYTPFSTASILPGLTRDTVMQLARNLGYEVREEPISRESLYLADEFFMTGTATEVVPVKTVDGIPVGTGTRGPITKAIQEAFFGMFNGSTDIDDSWLTPVE